TATAACGGCGTTCGAAACTGCGTTGCTTTTTCACGAACGGagcaatcaaattaattactgttCCTTACGTTACAACGTCGTTAGCGTTACTGATAATGTAAAGTGCCGCATTACAAAAATTTGGTTTCGGGAAGCGCCGCGGTGTCAACCTTTCACCAAGCTGACAGACAGCTCCACATCAGTTGCAAATGCAGAGAAGAACGCGACAGTTGAGcacgggtgggggtgggggaggggactTAAGGGGTGACGCTGCTTGTGTACTATGATTGGCTAAcatgttgtgtgggcgggggccCCAGCTTAATGTGTGCCGCACGCACTTCTATCAAAACACAAGAGCGCTCGAATGGCGACAGAGAGCCTGGGGAATGAAAATGTAGCATTTTATATCTGGAAGTACAGACACTACTCCTCGCTGATTTAAACTGCTGTTCAGCAGCAACAGCTGGTGATTAAGGCTGAACTCACCATTTAAACCGCAAGGTTTGTTGTTGAAAACATGCTCCCCCTGTCCAATGTGGAGTCCGAGTCATTTAGAGCACTCCTGGCTAAAATTCCAACACAGGGATGAGGAGGGGGTACCCCTCCATGCCGAAAGAGTTTTGCTAACTTCTTAGACAACGGGTGTAGTTTAGTGGTTATCAGATTTCCCTtcttctttttacatttaagtTTACATTTAGGTTTCATAATTTTGCATTACAGTAAAGTGTGTGAATGTTATGTTCAATATGtacttcttttttattttttttaatatacatttttacttCTATGCATGTGGCAAGTTGCAATCTTTGGAGTTCCAATAGATAGATgttctaaaatatattatttttattcttcattattaaaaacattCTTTACACTAGAGATAgaacattattatttaaaaccccccaaaacaaaacacatatttACTAAGCTGAATAACTAATTACTTTCAGAAAGCAGTAAGGGAGTTACTAAcgcaattactttttaaaagaagtaatttgtaactataactaattacatttttaaagtaactttCCCAACACtgttcgcagaggataaagaatgtgACTCAGCACTGTAACCTTCAATACGATGCTTAAAGGCTTATAGCACCACAACATTAGGGTGGCCAGATGTCCACATTTAGGCTGGACAGTCCTTattttcagtgatgtgtccTGCATCATGCACAAACCTAAGCAGCAGGACGCTGGCATTGGGTTTATATCAACATcagccccgcccccaccccacgTTTGTCAACTGGTGTGGGATTGGCCAAGAGTAAGTTCTCGTatatcattggttcaataaatgtaaaagcTCCACGTCATTTCCTCGCACTGCgctagcaaaaatgccaaaacgcaggacatcttttaatattgaatggacaaaaaagcacaatttccTGGCCAAAAGTAGTCAAGACTCGTTTCACGGTTTGCACGCTTTGCCGATTAGACGTGGACGTGAGCAGTCAAGGCAAAGCAGCCATTGAACGTCACGCGGGGTTGGAAAAGTATAAAAGCAAGAGGCGAGCAGCAGGTGAAGACCTTTTTCCTCGttatttgcatttcaaaataagttaccatttagttacacaaacattatctaaaccatgcaaaactttattgttgatggAAATACACTGCAAGTCTGAtgtagtgttccctcgttttccgctgaggTTAGgatccaaaaaatacccgtaataaatgaaatccacaaAGTAGttggctttttgtttttcatttattacaaatgttttaaggctctaaaacccctcaccacacagtatattcacttttctcatcgagccgtttacattttcttacattttcccCTTGTTTAAactttctcaatgttcaaaccttcataaagtttttaaaataggcacattactgtaaaaaatgcatgcaaaattgtacTAAAAACATCCATGAAACAGTGAGGCCATGAAAAGAGAACTGCGTTATAGCGATGGAAcaccttttttcttcttctttttttttttttttttttaaagatgtcctcctttttgaccttatggaaGTGACCACCCTACGCAACATACACACAATTTCATGTTAGCATTAAAGGCGGGGTCGTCCATTTTCACAAGctagcttgtgtgagtgagtgaaaaataaataaataaaaaacccgtgcgtgctgtcaagttgccgtgggagtgacgtcatgcagccgacaaattcgcccggccccatctgccgacagtgagtgacgccccccgccaccccccgctctgcgattggctggaggggtaaacaactgtctgtacacagaaacgtcccgctgttgacaaaacaaacacaaaatggcaaaatacaggctgggggagtggggggttagggaaaaaaaatcaccaccaaccgttaacagaagcccagaggtgtacattgagaaggagttcatgggtatacatcctgtatttatatagtgcattttcctgagtgaaaatggaagaccccgcctttaaaCTAGCAGACTTAACGGCTAAGCTATGTGGTTTTTCTAAACGTAAAAAGTGTAATTGTCTGTTTTATGTTCAGCTAAcaacttgaagcctctttttctcttttttttgggggggggaagaaTGGTTTATTATATCACAATGCAGCTTGTTGTggagttgagttcactgccatCACAGCGCTTGTATCTATTTTTTTGCTacctaatcaaaaaaaaaaaaaagtcgaccacTCTTATCCCGTATCAGTGGCCATTGTCTTTTCCGTTCTTTATCGTAAGGGTCTGcggttgttttgtgtttttcgtTCTGAGTGCACGTATGTACCTCCTGCAGCAGGTCCGCCTGCTCGATGGCCTTCAGCACGTTCTTCTTGGAGGTTTCTTGCGCTTCTCCGCCCAGCAAGAATTCATCAAGGATGAAGTAGGCCTTCTCAAAGTTGAAGATGATATCCAGCTCACACACCTATGAGGACATAATTCATTTATCAATCCAGTTAGTTCTCATATTAAAAAATGGATGTGGCATATAATGAGAAACTCACACTGCCAAAATATTTGTCCAGCAACTCCACATATCTATGGATGATCTCCAGGGTGATCAACTCGTTGTCCTGATCCTCCACCGCACAGCAGAAATACAGGCTGGCATATCTAGCACACATACACGGAACAATTTAAATCAAGTTAGAGTTTGACTGTTAACAACATGAACATTTGTAATCATCTGACCAGCATTGTTGGACTATTTTGAACTGCGAATGTGGCATTACAGATCGAAAATAGTTGGAAGTGACGTCATTcctaaaaacatattttcatcCCTACAGCTAATGTGTCAGACCATTTCCTGCACAAAGAGGTACATACTTGTTCTTATGTAACCAACTGAAATAAATAGTTTATAGGGACTTAGCACCGCCATAAATAGCAAAAATCAGTAACTAatcaattagggatgtaacgataatgccAATAtgttgatattgcgatattaaaactgccacaatatattgtcatcatcatgtcacgatattaaaagcagcacatctgttcaaaaagtctggttgatttccatttgtgcagttctagcaccctttggtggctagtttttttttttttagtttttttttttagtgcagtttaattttcacaaggcatgttttagccctttgtgtttaaaatccacgctaatggtcagttGATGGTCAGTTGTAATATGTTTGtaaactgagtcaatatgtggaggaactcaatgtgtgcttgcattagcaagtacctCAGTATTCTTATTATAGATTTGAGGTTGCTTATATGCATTAccgtaatgtacaaaagcacaatattgtgtttttctttagtatgagcttttttttttttttttttttttttttttttacaatatagtgatcattttttgtatcgccaacctccccacaatattgtgataattatcgtatcgtgaccttcatattagggatagaccgataatcggccccggccgattatcggcgccgatatttggcattttgacaaatatcggcatctgccatgttttgaatctgaaggccgataaagctcactgaacaggggatacttgcgaacgtagcgaatttggggttttcatcaggatttgttagatgttcgcagtcagtttttatttgttgtaaacagatttggaacatattcacacaatttttcaccgcaaaaatctttttgaaacgtttttacgaaccctaacaaaaaccccaaatgagctacattcacatgaatttgttactcagtgagaaattatatatagtttgaaagaatccccccccccctccccattttactgcaaatgaatatcggcttgaaatatcggttatcggccaacttgactacaaataatctgtatcggtatcggccttgaaaaaaacatatcggtctatcactacttcatatcatgatatcgtaccgtgatttttggatatcgttacatccctataattAATGGACCCCACAAAAGGTCTATAATGGTCCATGGATGCCACACtacatgaagctcctcaacacacttcaacatagtttcttGGCACCaagctgccacaagatggcaccaaagccaCAAAACAGtgaaaaggtgtttttttttatttttattttttttttaaagcaaagaaCGACCAATAGATTCCCAAAAATCTTTCTTAACTCTTtgcccgccaaaaacgtttaataacgttgagtaaaatcacgatgtttgccgccataaacgttaatatatcagtggtcagtgcaacgtccaagtgcagtgcagccgggtcaatgagttgtgaaatcaaaaacacccactaactatggccagcagatggcagcggtagctgctcgggccctaactagagctgcaaattacaatgaaacatgacgcaatctgatgaaatagaacattttcaaggttGACGTGAAttgtcaaagcctttgtaacaataaacctaatttgacggagcgtcactaaacaaaaaatattagtatcaaagtcactgttgtggagaaaatgtatcttttcttttcaattttcgctcaatgtcactcaaatgacctattttcaaatggtgattactaaagaacggaataaggtagaaacatactttttctttactaatgaaagaatggaatgcgatctttcatgttgtacccatgttgtttatgtagcaaaaagaacacaatattctgtttgcttcgaaaaaggagttaaaatgctcgaaatccgctggcattcggggttgtttttttgataacgtgtggcagtaaaagaggtaaaaataaatgattggtgATTTCAAAATGCTGAATCATGAATATACGGGCTATCACTGTTGTGTACCCTCTTTTTGTGATGTTATCCTGATATAGAACTTATGTGGGCACATGTGAAAAGTGCCTTTGTATATAAATGGCTGGAACACATGGCAGGAAatattcactgtttttttttttttttattgtttttttttaaaccacagtcCTTCATTGTTGAGCAGAGGGGGCGTTTCTGGCATGCCCAACTCAACAGAAGGTGAACACAAAATGCCAGAATTCTTAGTGCCTGGCAATAGCTGTagcaaaatctgaaaaacaatATTCAAGTGTTAGCAAATTTTAATACTTAAATGGACAGgatttggtctttttttgtgtgtgttttttaacccaattttgcgacttttgtgattaattttattattatttattttatttacttatctacttatggcattcattaatttattcatttagtgtTGTTTGCTTTACCTCAGAACTGATTTTACTCAACACTGTATGCAgagatggttgttttaaagtgctataTTAATAAAATTTACTTGACTTGGTTGAATTGATGCTTCCTATGCTGAATTGTCTTTCTAGTGAAGACAAAGATAGTTACCAGCTAGATCACAGTTTCTTtgagcattacaaaaaaaattgttttatctTTTTATCCTGAGGAGCAGATTTTTGTAATACAGTTAATGTACAGAACGTCATTAGATTATGAAGGTATACCTAATGTTAAGACTCACCTCTTGTAAACAATCTTCAAGTCCCTCCACTCCAAGAAGCTACACATTTTGGGCTTCCTCGCCAGGATGGTCTGAACCAGGTCTCTGGAGATCTTCTTCCTCTCCTTGTCAGAGAGAGGCACGTACCACTTCTGGAGGCGCAGCTTTCCTTGCCGGCTGAACAGCAGCATGAACTGCATCTGATGGAGTTAAGTTACACATCAATGTTCACTTATGAGAAGAAATTAATCATTAATAGGTAATGTACGCTGTTCAATATAATGAGGGTAGCTCATCATAAACAAATTTTGTCTCTCAAcacaaagcaccaaaatacaaaagcaacaaaacaaaaacaaacacttacTTGGGGACTGTACTGTAACTGCATAAAATTTGTTTTGGTCACGATTCAGGGAAAACACATTTCCCCTCAACTCTCGAGCCAACATCCAATTATCTGATTTCCTGGTTTATTCCCATCAATTTTCGTTAATATCAATCCATAGAAAGTTTCCAACTTTGGAATTTCCCAGTAGCTATTTTGCTACCCTATAATAATGGGTTCATGCACGAATCATAAATTTATTCGTTTGTTCGTTCGTATAACTACATACACCCGTGACGCTTCAGTGAAAAGTTTCATTTCGGCTCATGTTCGATTCTGCTGCTAAATGGATGGCAACATCAACAAGCAATATGTCACTTCTCCCTCTTTCCACGACATACATCAAGCTTGAATCTACTGCACTTAAAAACGCGTCTCTTTACCTTCGTAGTAGTTTTGGACGATGGGTCAGATGTGTAAAATCACATAAAacacccccacccaaaaaagacAAACGAGCTTTCGGAACGTGTCAGGCTAGCTAGCCAGCGTCTCATCCAGCTAGTTGTTAGCAAATGATGGTGAAGTGAGGCAGCAACCAGTTGAGGTCCTcactgattggacagaaaaactcCGAGACTTGCATTGTGATTGGCTGAGACGTACCGTTATTACTTACGTTCGGcactttattcattcattcattcattcattcattcattcattcattcattcattcattcatttattcattcatctaTCAATTTGCGCTCTTATAATAGACCACGAGATCAAAATTTAGAACTACAGCTGTCTCCCTCCCCCTACCGCcatgaaatttaaaataatccatttagaaaatagggaaaaaataaaatataggaaAAATATTGATCCGTTTGGTGCCTAAACTGTCCTCTTATTCTGGAATGACTGCATTACGGTAGGGCAAAGGACTGTTTACATTGGAACGGTTACGTCAACCACGATGGGAAAGTCATTTAGCGCCCTCTGtcgacaaatatatacacatgtatttttttcttttcttttggacTTCATGCGACAAAGCGTCGTTTCTGACAACCAACCACTGTCTTTGACgtcttcatgtttttattttgcggCCGTGTCAATAATGTCTACAACGGCGTGGATGCTCCTCGGTAAGAAAGCGTAGCCGCACAAAGCCGTTTGCAGAGTCATCtgtggagtgtgtgtgtggaatACACTAGCCCGGGATGGTTCACTAACTGCAATGCAGGGCGGCTGATAGAAGGGCCTTCGAATCGTGCTTTACACAAGAAACATGTGACGTGGGATTGCTCGGACATAACCAAGCTGTTACGCGAGGATGAGGAGCCGCAGTAATTCGGGAGTGAGGCTGGATGGATATGCCAGGCTTGTCCAGGAGACTATTCTGTGTCACCAGGTACTCAACACTTGTATGCATTTGGATAATGCCAAATTGGAGCGTGAAATTTGGATAGAAACTGTGATTGTTAAAGCTTGGTACAATACTGCAACTGATATGCGAGCTCCCTCGAGTGGtattaaaaagaaagaatacAGTATTCATGAACACACCCAACATGCATAATTATTCAAATCAGaatcaaaataaacatcatATTGTACAGTACTGTGTGTAAACTGTGTCTCTGGTAGTCCGAGTCACCCCAGTAGCCTACAGTGGTTCTAAATGTTGCACAATTTGTACATTATTACTGGGTGtttaattgagccattttcagcagtaaaaagttaatattttgcctataattaatgtgataacttcattatttttcatttacgaataatacctttaaaaagtatgttttatacttgctgttgactaaagatgacatcatctgtgctaaggaagtaggtcacaaccaatcatggctcaatttgctgaccaaccccagaaaacaggtgagccatgattggttgttagctacttcctcagcacaggtgtcatcagtcgacagcaagaggaaccaatagtttttaaaggtattaattgtacatgaaaaataatggttatcaaattaattttggacaaaatataaacttttcactgctgaaaatggttcaatgagtcaagtatgacttttatttatatatatatatatatatatatatatatatatatatatatatatatatatatatatatatatataatatttcagttattaaaaaaaaaatcaaaacaaaacaaaacaaagtttaaGTAAGCAACTCCAGCATTATGTACAATTTGAACATTTGTTTCCGTGATTCTTGCGcaaaccactaga
Above is a genomic segment from Festucalex cinctus isolate MCC-2025b chromosome 4, RoL_Fcin_1.0, whole genome shotgun sequence containing:
- the LOC144017282 gene encoding AP-1 complex subunit sigma-2 translates to MQFMLLFSRQGKLRLQKWYVPLSDKERKKISRDLVQTILARKPKMCSFLEWRDLKIVYKRYASLYFCCAVEDQDNELITLEIIHRYVELLDKYFGSVCELDIIFNFEKAYFILDEFLLGGEAQETSKKNVLKAIEQADLLQEEAEAPRSVLEEIGLT